In the Streptomyces sp. BHT-5-2 genome, one interval contains:
- a CDS encoding glycoside hydrolase: MTSKLTRVIAVSLALTAVSVGVSGCGTAEAGTLQGGRLTLPVDGGTATVDTATLAVEARAGDGTRLVLSEAAAGGLGAPGPVTRTADGARWTYPAKGLAVTARSERGRLRIGIRAARRQSVSWPVTGTDRAASSVQLPRGEGLDIPVRDAFWNSERGGLAGNTVDVGGDLALPLWGYAMGGGGGSKAGGARHGVSYLTPTDIGTSLRFASRGGALRATAGHDFDAGEGTRDYEVSFALTDGNPVAPAADYRSYLAQNGQLGSLREKIRRNPATGKLLGAFHAYLWGEARTAAGVERLRKLGVDRMWLGYDSGPDPMDAKAVAAAGRAGYLVGPYDTYANGQDPKTADSPTSAWPGTVYPDFCVRKADGKPETGFGNRGCYLSSQAFERAEPTGHYLADRARAMTANGAESYFLDVDATGEVFRDHGRGHEMTRAGDRENRLARMRRLAQRFVLGSESAQPWANQVLAYDHGSGTPVADGLWKLERDKEKWGGYYPQNAPKNAFMPVSLPADLATAMYDPKYRVPLYETALHESLVNVERWELSYDKLPGQKTTRALLGMLYNTPLNFSLNGPALAKNGKELAALQKYFAPLHRAAGTERLTSFRWLTADRSVQRTVFGDGTLTVTANFGSAAHDGLPGGCVDAGLRGEAQPRRLCPARVDG; the protein is encoded by the coding sequence ATGACATCGAAGCTCACACGAGTAATCGCCGTCTCGTTGGCACTGACGGCTGTGTCCGTCGGGGTCTCCGGGTGCGGGACGGCCGAGGCGGGGACACTTCAGGGCGGGCGGCTGACGTTGCCGGTGGACGGGGGGACCGCCACCGTCGACACCGCCACGCTGGCGGTGGAAGCGCGGGCCGGGGACGGGACGCGGCTGGTGCTGTCGGAGGCGGCCGCGGGCGGGCTCGGTGCGCCCGGGCCGGTGACGCGTACCGCCGACGGGGCGCGTTGGACGTATCCCGCCAAGGGGCTCGCGGTGACGGCGCGTTCGGAGCGGGGACGGCTGCGGATCGGTATCCGGGCCGCTCGCAGGCAGTCGGTGAGCTGGCCGGTGACCGGCACCGACCGGGCGGCGTCGTCCGTGCAGCTGCCGCGCGGGGAGGGGCTGGACATCCCGGTGCGGGACGCGTTCTGGAACTCCGAGCGGGGCGGCCTGGCCGGGAACACAGTGGACGTCGGCGGGGATCTGGCGCTGCCGTTGTGGGGGTACGCCATGGGCGGCGGCGGGGGCTCGAAGGCCGGCGGGGCGCGGCACGGGGTGAGTTATCTGACGCCCACCGACATCGGGACGTCGTTGCGGTTCGCGTCGCGGGGCGGGGCGCTGCGGGCCACGGCCGGGCACGACTTCGACGCCGGGGAGGGGACACGGGACTACGAGGTGTCGTTCGCGCTGACCGACGGGAATCCGGTCGCGCCGGCGGCCGACTACCGGTCGTATCTCGCGCAGAACGGGCAGCTCGGCAGTCTGCGGGAGAAGATCCGGCGGAATCCGGCGACCGGGAAGCTGCTGGGGGCGTTCCACGCCTATCTGTGGGGCGAGGCGCGGACCGCGGCCGGGGTGGAGCGGCTGCGGAAGCTGGGCGTGGACCGGATGTGGCTCGGCTACGACTCCGGGCCGGACCCGATGGACGCCAAGGCCGTCGCGGCCGCCGGGCGGGCGGGGTATCTCGTCGGGCCGTACGACACGTACGCCAACGGGCAGGACCCGAAGACCGCCGACAGTCCCACGTCGGCGTGGCCGGGGACGGTGTATCCGGACTTCTGCGTACGGAAGGCGGACGGGAAGCCGGAGACCGGGTTCGGCAACCGCGGGTGCTACCTGAGCTCGCAGGCGTTCGAGCGGGCGGAGCCGACCGGGCACTATCTGGCGGACCGGGCTCGTGCGATGACCGCCAACGGGGCGGAGAGCTACTTCCTGGACGTGGACGCGACCGGTGAGGTGTTCCGCGATCACGGCAGGGGACACGAGATGACCAGGGCCGGGGACCGGGAGAACCGGCTCGCGCGGATGCGGCGGCTGGCGCAGCGGTTCGTCCTGGGCTCGGAGTCCGCGCAGCCGTGGGCCAACCAGGTGCTGGCCTACGACCACGGCTCGGGCACGCCGGTCGCCGACGGGCTGTGGAAGCTGGAGCGCGACAAGGAGAAGTGGGGCGGCTACTACCCGCAGAACGCCCCGAAGAACGCCTTCATGCCGGTGTCGCTGCCGGCGGACCTGGCCACCGCGATGTACGACCCGAAGTACCGGGTGCCGCTGTACGAGACGGCGCTGCACGAGTCGCTGGTCAACGTGGAGCGGTGGGAGCTGTCGTACGACAAGCTCCCGGGCCAGAAGACCACCCGGGCGCTGCTGGGGATGCTCTACAACACCCCGCTGAACTTCTCGCTGAACGGGCCGGCGCTTGCGAAGAACGGGAAGGAACTGGCGGCGCTCCAGAAGTACTTCGCGCCGCTGCACCGCGCCGCGGGTACCGAGCGGCTGACGTCGTTCCGGTGGCTGACGGCGGACCGGAGCGTGCAGCGGACGGTGTTCGGGGACGGGACCCTGACGGTGACCGCCAACTTCGGCAGCGCGGCGCACGACGGGCTGCCGGGCGGCTGTGTGGACGCCGGGCTGCGGGGCGAGGCGCAGCCGCGGCGGCTGTGCCCGGCACGGGTCGACGGCTGA
- a CDS encoding class I SAM-dependent methyltransferase: protein MANLNLPNLPNLPNPPTPPDSISSPNSPNSPKISGPRPAPPSEPVRTIGPVRLTGAKETLLATLHGRALDCRARRPILGDTMALDAARRLDYDFARLRIGPGGAAAVALRARQLDLWTARFLGEHPDATVVHLGCGLDTRVHRLGPGPGVRWFDVDFPEVIDLRRQLFPEPPGYTAIPSSVTDPSWVDRIPADRPTMIVAEGLLMYLTERDGTALLRRLMAHAPGGGLAFDFFSRFAVRAARLNTVIVRTGSTLHWGGGPADVARLRPGLEIVETFGALEIPDIARLPARYRAPARLANLIPGIREMSRLYNCRF, encoded by the coding sequence ATGGCCAACTTGAACCTGCCGAATCTGCCGAATCTGCCGAATCCACCGACCCCTCCGGACTCGATCAGCTCGCCCAACTCGCCCAACTCACCGAAGATCTCCGGCCCCCGGCCGGCGCCGCCGAGCGAGCCGGTGCGGACCATCGGGCCGGTGCGGTTGACCGGCGCGAAGGAGACCCTGCTCGCGACGCTCCACGGCCGCGCCCTCGACTGCCGGGCGCGGCGCCCGATCCTCGGCGACACCATGGCGCTCGACGCCGCACGACGCCTCGACTACGACTTCGCGCGGCTGCGGATCGGCCCCGGCGGCGCGGCCGCAGTCGCCCTCCGCGCCCGGCAGTTGGACCTCTGGACGGCCCGCTTCCTCGGCGAGCACCCGGACGCGACGGTGGTGCACCTGGGCTGCGGTCTGGACACCCGCGTCCACCGCCTCGGCCCGGGCCCCGGGGTGCGGTGGTTCGACGTCGACTTCCCCGAGGTCATCGACCTCAGACGGCAGCTCTTCCCCGAACCGCCCGGCTACACCGCCATCCCCTCGTCGGTCACCGACCCGTCCTGGGTGGACCGCATCCCGGCGGACCGGCCCACGATGATCGTGGCCGAGGGACTGCTGATGTACCTCACCGAACGGGACGGCACCGCGCTGCTCCGCCGGCTGATGGCCCATGCGCCCGGCGGCGGGCTGGCGTTCGACTTCTTCAGTCGATTCGCGGTCCGCGCGGCGCGCCTGAACACCGTCATCGTCCGCACCGGCTCGACGCTCCACTGGGGCGGTGGTCCCGCCGACGTCGCCCGGCTGCGCCCCGGACTGGAGATCGTCGAAACCTTCGGCGCCCTGGAGATACCGGACATCGCCCGGCTCCCCGCGCGCTATCGGGCGCCGGCCCGCCTGGCGAACCTCATACCCGGCATCCGGGAGATGTCCCGGCTCTACAACTGCCGCTTCTGA
- a CDS encoding helix-turn-helix transcriptional regulator has product MDETTPPELFNPLQRFGQDVKRVRLGRKLTQKHLGKATGYTEAYISMVESGKQKASQRFAKGCDTAFGTNGLFEGLLHRIDEGDSPSWFVPYLNMERKATRILDYSASLVKGILQTEAYARVIFQVSNPGASAEAIDGKVAARLRRREVFERDKPPLLWAILHEASLRTVVGNAEVMSLQLEYLLEMAERPHIVLQVMPFSAGAPTAHMKPFTVLHFTDSRSVLYTETRVGGRMHDSAQTLDAALDDYDLLRAHALSPDRSLALIKTLLKEFRP; this is encoded by the coding sequence TTGGATGAGACGACCCCACCCGAACTCTTCAATCCGCTCCAGCGCTTCGGCCAGGACGTCAAACGGGTACGTCTGGGCCGCAAACTCACACAGAAGCACCTGGGCAAGGCCACCGGCTATACCGAGGCGTACATCTCCATGGTGGAGTCCGGAAAGCAGAAGGCCAGCCAGAGATTCGCCAAGGGCTGCGATACGGCGTTCGGAACGAACGGACTCTTCGAGGGGCTGCTGCACCGGATCGACGAGGGGGACAGCCCCTCGTGGTTCGTCCCGTATCTGAACATGGAGCGCAAGGCGACGCGCATCCTGGACTACTCGGCGAGCCTTGTGAAGGGCATCCTCCAGACCGAGGCGTACGCGAGGGTGATCTTCCAGGTGTCCAACCCCGGGGCGAGCGCCGAAGCGATCGACGGCAAGGTCGCAGCGCGACTGCGGCGGCGCGAGGTGTTCGAGCGGGACAAGCCGCCGCTTCTCTGGGCCATCCTCCACGAGGCGAGCCTGCGAACCGTCGTGGGCAACGCAGAAGTCATGTCCCTACAGCTTGAGTACCTGCTGGAGATGGCCGAGCGACCTCACATCGTGCTTCAGGTCATGCCATTCTCGGCGGGTGCTCCCACTGCACACATGAAGCCCTTCACTGTGCTGCACTTCACGGACTCCCGCTCGGTGCTCTACACCGAAACCAGGGTAGGAGGCCGGATGCACGACTCCGCACAAACGCTCGACGCGGCCCTCGATGACTATGATCTTCTTCGGGCGCATGCGTTGTCCCCGGATCGGTCACTGGCTCTGATCAAGACCCTGCTAAAGGAGTTCCGCCCATGA
- the nirB gene encoding nitrite reductase large subunit NirB: protein MSTTASRDRSRPTIVLVGHGMVGQRFLEALAGRGLTATHRVVVLCEEPRPAYDRVQLTSYFSGTTPEELSLSDPAFLDEHGIELHLGDPVETVDRAARKVTARSGLTVEYDTLVLATGSYPFVPPVPNKDATGCFVYRTIEDLLAIEEYAGARATTGAVVGGGLLGLEAAGALKGLGVTSHIVEFAPRLMPVQVDDGGGAALLRTIEEMGLTVHTGVGTQEILTDAAGAVTGMKLSDGSELATDMVVFSAGVRPRDQLARDCGLAVGERGGISVDERCRTVTDPRVFAIGECALAVDGRVYGLVAPGYEQAETAAATIADDGTGQPSFTGADLSTKLKLLGVDVASFGDAHGTAEGCLDVVYSDSRAGLYKKLVVAADGTLLGGILVGDAEAYGTLRALTGSVPPVAPESLVLPAGAGGGAQLGPGALPDDAIVCSCHNVGKGTIRGAVTEHRCTSVPEVKKCTKAGTGCGSCVKVLDQLVTAELEASGIEVDKGLCDCFAQTREELYEIVLALGVTSYRELLDGHGREGARGGEGCEVCKPAVASIIASLAPSIGASGYVLDGEQAALQDTNDHFLANLQKNGSYSVVPRIPGGEIAPEKLIVIGEIARDFGLYTKITGGQRIDMFGARVEQLPQIWGRLVEAGFESGHAYGKSLRTVKSCVGSTWCRFGVQDSVRMAIDLELRYRGLRSPHKLKSAVSGCARECAEAQSKDFGVIATANGWNLYVGGNGGATPRHADLLAQDLSDAELVRLIDRFLMFYIRTADRLERTSTWLERIPGGLEHVRDVVVHDALGICDELERLMRTHISHYRDEWAATLDDPEKLARFVSFVNAPGTPDPVVAFVPERDQIKPDLPLLAIGRRPLDDALEGTSQR from the coding sequence ATGTCCACGACGGCTTCTCGTGACCGGTCCCGCCCCACGATCGTGCTCGTCGGCCACGGCATGGTCGGCCAGCGCTTCCTGGAGGCACTGGCCGGGCGCGGCCTGACCGCCACGCACCGCGTGGTCGTGCTGTGCGAGGAGCCGCGCCCGGCCTACGACCGGGTCCAGCTCACCTCGTACTTCTCGGGGACCACGCCCGAGGAACTCTCCCTGTCCGACCCGGCGTTCCTCGACGAGCACGGCATCGAGCTGCACCTGGGCGATCCGGTGGAGACGGTGGACCGCGCGGCACGGAAGGTGACCGCCCGGTCCGGTCTGACCGTCGAGTACGACACCCTGGTGCTGGCCACCGGCTCGTACCCGTTCGTGCCGCCGGTGCCCAACAAGGACGCCACCGGGTGCTTCGTCTACCGCACGATCGAGGACCTGCTCGCGATCGAGGAGTACGCCGGGGCCCGCGCCACGACCGGTGCGGTGGTCGGCGGCGGGCTGCTCGGGCTGGAGGCGGCGGGTGCGCTCAAGGGCCTCGGGGTGACCTCCCACATCGTGGAGTTCGCGCCGCGGCTGATGCCGGTGCAGGTGGACGACGGCGGCGGCGCGGCCCTGCTGCGCACGATCGAGGAGATGGGCCTGACGGTCCACACCGGCGTGGGCACCCAGGAGATCCTGACCGACGCGGCCGGCGCCGTCACCGGCATGAAGCTGTCCGACGGCTCCGAACTCGCCACCGACATGGTGGTGTTCAGCGCCGGCGTCCGCCCCCGCGACCAGCTGGCCCGGGACTGCGGCCTGGCGGTCGGCGAGCGCGGCGGCATCAGCGTCGACGAGCGGTGCCGCACCGTCACCGACCCGCGGGTCTTCGCGATCGGCGAGTGCGCGCTGGCTGTGGACGGCCGGGTGTACGGGCTGGTCGCGCCCGGTTACGAGCAGGCCGAGACCGCGGCGGCCACGATCGCCGACGACGGCACCGGGCAGCCGTCGTTCACCGGCGCCGACCTGTCCACCAAGCTCAAGCTGCTCGGGGTGGACGTGGCGTCCTTCGGCGACGCGCACGGCACGGCCGAGGGCTGCCTGGACGTGGTCTACTCCGACTCCCGGGCGGGCCTGTACAAGAAACTGGTCGTCGCGGCGGACGGCACCCTGCTCGGCGGCATCCTCGTCGGCGACGCGGAGGCGTACGGGACGCTGCGGGCGCTCACCGGCTCGGTGCCGCCGGTCGCGCCGGAGTCCCTGGTGCTGCCCGCCGGCGCCGGCGGGGGCGCCCAGCTCGGACCGGGTGCGCTCCCGGACGACGCGATCGTCTGCTCCTGCCACAACGTAGGCAAGGGCACCATCCGCGGGGCGGTCACCGAGCACCGGTGCACCTCCGTGCCCGAGGTGAAGAAGTGCACCAAGGCCGGTACCGGCTGCGGCAGTTGCGTGAAGGTGCTCGACCAGCTGGTCACCGCCGAACTGGAGGCGTCCGGCATCGAGGTCGACAAGGGGCTGTGCGACTGCTTCGCGCAGACCCGCGAGGAGCTGTACGAGATCGTCCTGGCGCTGGGCGTCACCTCGTACCGGGAGCTGCTGGACGGGCACGGCCGCGAGGGCGCCCGGGGTGGCGAGGGCTGCGAGGTGTGCAAGCCGGCGGTGGCCTCGATCATCGCCTCCCTCGCCCCGTCGATCGGCGCGAGCGGCTACGTCCTGGACGGGGAGCAGGCGGCCCTTCAGGACACCAACGACCACTTCCTCGCCAACCTCCAGAAGAACGGCTCGTACTCGGTGGTGCCGCGCATCCCCGGCGGGGAGATCGCGCCCGAGAAGCTGATCGTGATCGGCGAGATCGCCCGGGACTTCGGCCTCTACACCAAGATCACCGGTGGTCAGCGGATCGACATGTTCGGTGCGCGGGTGGAACAGCTCCCGCAGATCTGGGGCCGGTTGGTGGAGGCCGGCTTCGAGTCCGGGCACGCGTACGGCAAGTCGCTGCGCACCGTGAAGTCCTGTGTGGGGTCGACCTGGTGCCGCTTCGGCGTGCAGGACTCGGTGCGGATGGCGATCGACCTGGAGCTGCGCTACCGGGGGCTGCGCTCCCCGCACAAGCTCAAGTCCGCGGTCTCCGGCTGCGCCCGCGAGTGCGCGGAGGCGCAGTCCAAGGACTTCGGGGTGATCGCCACGGCCAACGGCTGGAACCTCTACGTCGGCGGGAACGGCGGCGCGACCCCGCGCCACGCCGACCTGCTGGCCCAGGACCTCTCCGACGCCGAACTGGTCCGCCTGATCGACCGGTTCCTGATGTTCTACATCCGCACCGCGGACCGGCTGGAGCGCACCTCGACCTGGCTGGAGCGCATCCCCGGCGGCCTGGAACACGTACGCGACGTGGTGGTGCACGACGCGCTGGGCATCTGCGACGAGCTGGAGCGGCTGATGCGGACGCACATCTCGCACTACCGCGACGAGTGGGCCGCGACCCTCGACGACCCCGAGAAGCTGGCCCGCTTCGTGTCCTTCGTGAACGCCCCCGGCACCCCCGACCCGGTCGTCGCCTTCGTCCCCGAGCGCGACCAGATCAAGCCCGACCTGCCGCTGCTGGCCATCGGCCGGCGCCCCCTGGACGACGCACTGGAAGGAACCTCCCAGCGATGA
- the cutA gene encoding divalent-cation tolerance protein CutA, with the protein MADPTALNEPSAAPAPTGAPARFLTVMTTTDSAQKAERLARGAIEGRLAACAQISAPVTSVFRWNSAVETSQEWQVLFKTASARYAALEAYLRDAHDYETPEIIATPITHGGAGYLSWIAEETS; encoded by the coding sequence GTGGCCGACCCCACCGCCCTCAACGAACCCTCTGCCGCCCCCGCCCCGACCGGGGCCCCGGCGCGATTCCTGACCGTGATGACGACCACCGACAGCGCACAGAAGGCCGAGCGGCTGGCACGCGGCGCCATCGAGGGCCGGCTCGCCGCCTGCGCCCAGATCAGCGCGCCGGTGACCTCGGTGTTCCGGTGGAACAGCGCCGTGGAGACCAGCCAGGAGTGGCAGGTGCTGTTCAAGACGGCGAGCGCACGCTACGCGGCGCTGGAGGCGTACCTCCGCGACGCGCACGACTACGAGACCCCGGAGATCATCGCCACCCCGATCACCCACGGTGGCGCCGGCTATCTCTCCTGGATCGCAGAGGAGACGAGCTGA
- a CDS encoding cupin, producing MVNLEILVRNQLDDARAAAHGRSAHLFVHDGPLRQTVIALLAGTTLDEHNTPPAASLQVLRGRVRLTGPGGGQELLAGHVAALPHTRHGLRALEDSVVLLTAVTEVPERPRSVAAGASSTAVIRT from the coding sequence ATGGTGAACCTCGAAATCCTCGTCCGTAACCAGCTGGACGACGCCCGGGCCGCCGCCCACGGACGGAGCGCCCATCTCTTCGTGCACGACGGACCGCTGCGGCAGACGGTGATCGCACTGCTGGCCGGCACGACGCTGGACGAGCACAACACGCCGCCGGCGGCGAGCCTTCAGGTGCTGCGCGGCCGGGTCCGGCTGACCGGGCCGGGCGGCGGCCAGGAGCTGCTCGCCGGCCATGTCGCGGCGCTCCCGCACACCCGGCACGGCCTGCGCGCACTGGAGGACTCCGTGGTGCTGCTGACGGCCGTCACGGAGGTGCCCGAGCGGCCACGGAGCGTGGCGGCGGGCGCGTCGAGCACGGCAGTGATCCGCACCTGA
- a CDS encoding TSUP family transporter: MPSDISLFTLALLCLAALAAGWIDAVVGGGGLLLLPALLVGLPHVPTVFVLGTNKSTAVVGTAAAAVTYLRKAPIDIGTALRIGAAAMAGSLGGAFFAAGINSEVLRPLIMTVLLGVLVFVLVRPTFGTAVVPSGPVSRRRVLAAILIAGLGIGFYDGLIGPGTGAFLVVALAAVLHMDLVTSSATAKVVNVCTNIGALAMFALQGTILWQLGALLALFNLVGGTVGARMALKRGTGFVRGVLVLVVIVLLCKLAYDQWFAA; this comes from the coding sequence GTGCCCTCTGACATATCGCTGTTCACGCTGGCCCTGCTCTGCCTGGCCGCCCTCGCCGCGGGATGGATCGACGCGGTGGTGGGCGGTGGCGGGCTGCTGCTGCTCCCGGCCCTGCTGGTGGGACTCCCGCACGTGCCCACCGTGTTCGTCCTCGGGACCAACAAGTCCACCGCTGTGGTCGGCACCGCCGCGGCCGCCGTCACCTACCTCCGCAAGGCGCCGATCGACATCGGCACCGCCCTGCGGATCGGCGCCGCGGCGATGGCCGGTTCGCTGGGCGGGGCGTTCTTCGCGGCCGGGATCAACAGCGAGGTGCTGCGACCGCTGATCATGACCGTCCTGCTCGGTGTGCTCGTCTTCGTCCTCGTCCGCCCGACCTTCGGTACCGCCGTCGTGCCGTCCGGCCCGGTCTCGCGGCGGCGCGTGCTGGCCGCCATCCTGATCGCGGGTCTGGGGATCGGCTTCTACGACGGTCTGATCGGCCCCGGCACCGGCGCGTTCCTCGTCGTCGCGCTCGCCGCCGTGCTCCATATGGACCTGGTCACCTCGTCCGCCACCGCCAAGGTCGTCAACGTCTGCACCAACATCGGCGCTCTGGCGATGTTCGCCCTCCAGGGCACGATCCTGTGGCAACTGGGCGCGCTGCTCGCCCTCTTCAACCTCGTCGGCGGGACGGTCGGGGCCAGGATGGCCCTGAAGCGGGGCACCGGCTTCGTCCGCGGTGTGCTCGTCCTCGTCGTCATCGTCCTCCTCTGCAAGTTGGCCTACGACCAGTGGTTCGCCGCCTGA
- a CDS encoding M20 family metallopeptidase, with translation MDLRDDARALADELVRMRRALHRIPETGLELPRTQEAVLAALDGLPLEVSTGQQVSSVTAVLRGAEPGPVVLLRGDMDALPVAERLDLDFAADNGRMHACGHDLHTSMLTGAAKLLSAHRDRLAGDVVFMFQPGEEGYDGARYMVAEGVLEAAGRRPVAAYALHVLSAGQPSGVFGTRGGPMMSASNLLRVTVRGTGGHGSMPHRAKDPVQAACAMVTALQAWITRSFDVFDPVVLSVGTFHAGTQQNVIPETAVFEATVRSFSTAAQARVKDGTVEVCRGVAAAHEVAVEAEFVERYPVTVNDDAEAEFAAHTVREALGEERFARRPNPLTASEDFSRVLDEVPGVMMVLGSPPAGADPERSANNHSPLAEFDDAVLADGAAVYAELAARRLAKG, from the coding sequence GTGGATCTGCGTGACGATGCCCGAGCCCTGGCCGACGAGTTGGTGCGGATGCGGCGGGCGCTGCACCGGATTCCGGAGACGGGGCTCGAACTCCCCCGTACGCAGGAGGCGGTGCTCGCCGCGCTCGACGGGCTGCCGCTGGAGGTGAGCACCGGTCAGCAGGTGAGTTCGGTGACGGCGGTGCTGCGCGGGGCCGAACCCGGTCCCGTGGTGCTGCTGCGCGGTGACATGGACGCGCTGCCCGTCGCCGAGCGTCTCGACCTGGACTTCGCCGCGGACAACGGGCGGATGCACGCCTGCGGGCACGATCTGCACACCAGCATGCTCACGGGCGCCGCGAAGCTGCTGTCCGCGCACCGGGACCGGCTCGCCGGGGACGTGGTGTTCATGTTCCAGCCGGGCGAGGAGGGGTACGACGGGGCCCGGTACATGGTGGCGGAGGGCGTGTTGGAGGCCGCGGGGCGGCGGCCGGTGGCGGCGTATGCGCTGCATGTGCTGTCGGCGGGCCAGCCGAGCGGGGTCTTCGGGACGCGTGGCGGGCCGATGATGTCGGCGTCCAATCTGCTGCGGGTGACGGTGCGCGGGACGGGCGGGCACGGGTCGATGCCGCACCGTGCCAAGGACCCGGTGCAGGCGGCGTGTGCGATGGTGACGGCGTTGCAGGCGTGGATCACGCGGAGCTTCGACGTGTTCGACCCGGTGGTCCTGTCGGTGGGCACGTTCCACGCGGGGACGCAGCAGAACGTGATCCCGGAGACCGCGGTCTTCGAGGCGACGGTCCGGAGTTTCTCGACCGCGGCCCAGGCACGGGTGAAGGACGGGACGGTCGAGGTGTGCCGGGGCGTCGCGGCGGCCCACGAGGTGGCGGTGGAGGCCGAGTTCGTCGAGCGGTATCCGGTGACGGTGAACGACGACGCGGAGGCGGAGTTCGCGGCGCACACGGTCCGGGAGGCGCTGGGCGAGGAGCGGTTCGCGCGGCGGCCCAATCCGCTGACGGCGTCGGAGGACTTCTCCCGGGTGCTGGACGAGGTGCCGGGCGTGATGATGGTGCTGGGATCGCCGCCGGCCGGGGCGGATCCGGAGCGGAGCGCCAACAACCATTCGCCGCTGGCGGAGTTCGACGACGCGGTGCTGGCGGACGGGGCGGCGGTGTACGCGGAGTTGGCGGCGCGACGGTTGGCGAAGGGGTAG
- a CDS encoding serine protease has protein sequence MTLALGMAFGLAGTPVGHAAETDPGHHGNHGNHPTVTHESHHGGAWTNKDAKAFWTPRRMAAAAPPVRGGAGQPAATSQHAPTAEHFDGIPSVGVLFSVDGDAREHHCTASVVHSPRGNLILTAGHCNAGAHAAFVPQYQSGEDSQPYGVWAIEDTYAYADRATTGGGADLDFAFATVAPDDSGRRIEDVTGANTLTATPGYRNQVNVIGYPSVHSDPADRAVRCATTTQRLAGTRQLRMECNGFYGGTSGSPWLAGYDPRTRTGRVIGVIGGVNGGGPRGPHSDRTSYSPYFGKEILSLYDRAAQAGEAPQAAGGTQGSGDAKSGDTKSGGDPQSGDDPQGGGGTQDNQDSQSGQDNQDSQSGQDNQDSQSGQDNQAGDGTQNGTDGQSG, from the coding sequence GTGACCCTCGCCCTCGGTATGGCCTTCGGTCTCGCCGGCACCCCCGTGGGCCACGCCGCCGAGACCGACCCCGGACATCACGGCAACCACGGCAACCACCCCACCGTCACCCATGAGTCCCACCACGGCGGCGCATGGACCAACAAGGACGCCAAGGCGTTCTGGACCCCGCGGCGGATGGCGGCGGCCGCCCCGCCCGTGCGTGGCGGCGCCGGGCAGCCCGCCGCGACATCCCAACATGCCCCGACCGCCGAGCACTTCGATGGCATCCCGTCCGTCGGTGTGCTGTTCAGCGTCGACGGGGACGCCCGTGAACACCACTGCACCGCGAGTGTCGTGCACAGCCCGCGCGGCAACCTGATCCTCACCGCGGGGCACTGCAACGCGGGAGCACATGCCGCGTTCGTCCCCCAGTACCAGTCCGGCGAGGACAGCCAGCCCTACGGGGTGTGGGCCATCGAGGACACTTATGCCTACGCCGACCGCGCCACCACAGGGGGCGGCGCCGACCTCGACTTCGCCTTCGCCACCGTCGCCCCGGACGACAGCGGCCGGCGCATCGAGGACGTCACCGGCGCCAACACCCTGACCGCCACGCCCGGTTACCGCAACCAGGTCAACGTCATCGGCTACCCCAGCGTCCACAGCGACCCGGCGGACCGCGCCGTGCGCTGCGCCACCACCACCCAGCGCCTGGCGGGCACCCGTCAACTCCGCATGGAGTGCAACGGGTTCTACGGCGGCACCTCGGGCAGCCCCTGGCTGGCCGGCTACGACCCCCGTACCCGTACGGGTCGGGTCATCGGTGTCATCGGCGGCGTCAACGGCGGTGGCCCCCGGGGCCCGCACAGCGACCGGACCTCCTACAGCCCGTACTTCGGGAAGGAGATCCTCAGCCTGTACGACCGCGCCGCGCAGGCCGGGGAGGCGCCCCAGGCAGCGGGCGGGACCCAGGGCTCGGGCGACGCCAAGAGCGGCGACACCAAGAGTGGCGGCGACCCTCAGAGCGGCGACGACCCCCAGGGCGGAGGCGGAACCCAGGACAACCAGGACAGCCAGAGCGGCCAGGACAACCAGGACAGCCAGAGCGGCCAGGACAACCAGGACAGCCAGAGCGGGCAGGACAACCAGGCCGGCGACGGAACGCAGAACGGGACCGACGGCCAGAGCGGCTGA
- a CDS encoding DUF397 domain-containing protein produces the protein MIPDLDLAVATWVKSSYSDGSGGDCLEFCPTQARTHGVVPVRDSKAFDGPPIIMSVNGWSSFISAVKNGEFAV, from the coding sequence ATGATCCCGGACTTGGATCTGGCCGTCGCGACGTGGGTCAAATCGTCCTACAGCGACGGCAGCGGCGGGGACTGCCTCGAATTCTGCCCGACCCAAGCCCGTACCCACGGCGTGGTCCCCGTCCGCGACAGCAAGGCTTTCGACGGCCCCCCGATCATCATGTCCGTTAACGGGTGGTCCTCGTTCATCTCGGCGGTCAAGAATGGGGAGTTCGCCGTCTGA